The following DNA comes from Geobacter sp..
CTGACCAGCAACACGTACTTCTTGACTGTCCGCCGGTCGAGCCCGGTTTTTCTCGCCACTTCCTCGTAGGTTCCCAGGCGTTTATGGAGCAGGCCGCAATATTCGGCCATCAACTGCTGGGCATCCAGGGTACCGGCTTCGATGCCGGCAAGCAACCGCTCGCACGGTTCGCTCGGAGCCGAAGCAGCCATGTCTCCGCGATAGTGGAGGGTAATGATGATGCGGCGCACGGCCTGTTCCAACTCGCGCACGTTGCCCGGCCAGGGGTAGTGCTGGCCCAGGTCGCGGTTGAGGACCTCCCGCACCAAGCGGGCATGGGGAACGGCCGCCTCGCCAATCAGCCGTTTCAGGATGCTGCCAATCAGGGCTTCCAGCTCGCGTGGCTCTTCCTGGATGCGCTGTCTGAGGGGCGGGACAACGATGATGTCCGAGCAGAGCCGATAGTAGAAGTCATCGCGGAACTGGCCATTGCGGCGCAGGTCATCGAGAGGCCGGTTGGTTGCGGCGATGACCCTTCCCTTGAACCGCTGGCGTTCGTGGCTTCCCACCGGGATGAAGGTCCGTTCCTGGATCACCTGCAGCAGTTTGATCTGCACCTGCACGGAAACATCGCCGATTTCATCCAAAAAGATGGAGCCATGGGGGGTACAGCGGCTGAATATCCCTTCGTGGTTCTCGATCGCGCCGGTGAAGGCGCCTTTTTTATGGCCGAACAGCTCCGATTCCAGCAGCGATTCCGGATATTGGGAAAGGTTGAGGGCAATGAAGTTGCGGGTGAAGCTCTCGCTGAAACGGCCGGTGCGGCCGTCAAAGGGGATGAACCCGGAACGGCCGATGGCTGCAGCCGCGGCCCCCTTGCCGGTGCCGGTCTCGCCCAGCAGCAGGGTTGAGAAATCCTCCATCCGGTTCCAGAGGTGCTGCTCATACCAGTTGATGTTGCAGGTGAAGATGTTGTTCCAGAGCTGCAGGCGGAGGCCATGCATGGAAGGGGAAAGGCCGGTCAGGGCCGTCTCGATGAAGTAGAAGGCCCGCCGTATCTGGTAGAAGATTCCTAGGTAGCGGTGGCAGCCGCTTTCGTCAAGTCCGATGGATGACAGGGCGTGCAACAGCTCTTGTGCAAAGGGGACGGGGAGAGGGGCATCGCCGGCGGACAGTTGCTTGAGGATGAAGTCGTCGAATGCCTGGCGATAGTGGTGGTAAATTTCGAAGAGAAAAGCGGTACTCAGCAAATCCCGGTCGTCTGCGCCATACCGTTGCAGGTCGTCCCGTCCTGTTGCCCTGAGCTGGGCCAGGCGTTCGACGATGCGGGTAATGGCCACTTCGACCAGGTCATCCCACGGCATGTCTGCCTCGGTTCCGGCCAGCTTCCGGTCCAGTTCGATACGGGCCTTGCTGAAGGGGTTGGCAAAGGCGGCCTGGGCTACGAGCTTGAAAAACTCCCGCTCTGCGGATGTCAGTTCCAATGTCTGTCTCATACATAATATGTATAGTGTATTGACATAATATGTCAATGGGGCTGGATCCAGTCAGTCCGTAATTTGCCTTAACCAGCCAATATCCAAGCCGATACGTGAATAATCGCACGCTGGCACGTTCCCTGAAAAACAAGCCTGCAAAACGTGGACAGACCATAACCTGCGGAGCGTATCATGCTGACATCCAATCCCCTCATCGACATCCACTGCCACACAGCAGGCATCGGCGCCGGTTCCAGCGGCTGTTTCGTCTCCCGCTCCATGCGCCGCAATATCCGCTTCCACTTTTTCCTTAGAACATTCGGTGTTTCCGAACCTGAATTGATCCAGCACGGTGACGCATTGATCCTGGAAAGGCTGTCACATCGCCTGGCCGAATCGCGCCAGGTTGCGGCCGCGGTGGTGCTGGCCATGGATGGTGTTGTGGATGGTCGGGGGGAGCTGGACGAGCCGGCAACGGAGATATATATCCCGAACGATTTTCTGGGGCAGCAATGTCGCAACTATCCGAATCTGCTCTTTGGCGCCAGCATCAACCCCCATCGGCGGGATGCCCTGGAGCGGCTTGACCGTGCCGCAGCGGATGGGGCCGTGCTGGTGAAATGGCTTCCCTCCATTCAGGGCATCGACCCTGGCGAGAGTCGTCTGAAACCGTTTTATCGCCGTTTGCAGGAGCTGAAGCTGCCGCTGTTGACCCATACCGGCAGCGAGGAGTCCTTTACCCGTGTCGACAACACCCTGGCCGATCCGTTGCGGCTGCGATGCGCCCTGGATGAAGGCGTGACCGTCATTGCCGCTCACTGCGCCAGCAACGGCCGGAATGGCGGGCAGGCCAACCTGGAGCGCCTGTTGCCGCTCTTTGCGGAGTATCCGAACCTCTATGCCGATTTTTCGAGCCTTACCCAGGTCAACCGACTGGGACATCTGCCCAGGGTCCTGCGGCAGACCGAAATCCATGACCGTTTGCTGTACGGCAGCGACATGCCGATCATCAACAGCTTCATCACCTCCCCCTGGTGGCAGATATACCGCATCCCGCTGCACGAATTGAGGCGCATCGCCGTCATTGCAAACCCCTGGGATCGGGACGTGGAACTGAAACGGGCGCTGGGGGTAACAGAAGCGATGCTGGCCAACAATGCACGACTGATTCGTTTTCCCAAGGGGTAGATCATATGCAATCGACCGGTGATACAAACAGAAACGGAAACGCCAGCCTCCCCCGCGCCTTCGGTCGCCTGAACGCGACCCAGTTCCTGGGGGCGATGAACGATAATGTCCTCAAGCTCCTGATCATCTTCTTCCTGATTTCCAGTCAGGGGGCAGCGAATGCCGGAGTGATAACCGCCATGGTGGGAGCCGCCTTTGTCCTGCCGTTCCTCCTCTTTTCCGCGCCTGCCGGCTGCCTGGCCGACCGGCTCAGCAAGTCGCGGGTCATCGTATCGGTCAAGGTAGTGGAAGTCGGTGTGACCTCTGCCGCGGTCGCTGCCTTTGCCTTTGGCTGGCACAACGGTCTCTACCTGATCGTATTCATGATGGGGACGCACAGCGCCTTTTTCGCGCCGGCCAAATACGGCGTCATCCCGGAGCTGGCCGCCCGCGATCAGCTCTCCCGCGCCAACGGCCTGATCGAGTCGTTCACCTACCTGGCCATCATCTTCGGCACGGCCCTGGCATCGTTCCTGACCCAGGCGCTGACCGGCCGTTTCGCTCCGGCAGCCGTGGCCTGCCTCTGCATCGCCCTGGCCGGGCTCTGGAGCGCCCGGGGCTTGCCCCGGACCGAAACCGCGGATCAAGGGCGAAAGATCGCCCTTTTTCCGACCGAGATACTCCGCACCATCCTTTCCATCCGCCACGACGGGCACCTGATGCTGGCGGTGATCGGCCTTGCCTGGTTCATGTTTGTCGGTGCTTTCGCCCAGCTGAACCTGATCGGCTACGGCATGCAGCATCTCGGCCTCTCCGAGGCACAGTCGGGGTATCTGTTCCTTGCCGCAGCCCTCGGCATCGGCGGTGGTTCACTCCTGGCGGCAAGGCTTTCCGGCCGCGACGTGGAGTTCGGCATTGTCCCGATCGGAGCCCTCGGCCTCACCATAGCGCCGATCATGCTCCATGCCGCTCCTGCCGAGATCTATACCTGCATTGCCATCATCGTGCTGTTCGGCGTGGCAGCGGGCCTCTTCAGCCTGCCGCTGCAGACATTCATCCAGTTCCGCGCCGAACCGTCAAAGCTGGGGGAAGTGCTGGCTGCCTCCAGTTTCGTCAACTGGGTCGGCGTTCTCGGGGCATCGGGCCTGACCTATCTCTTCAGCGGGCCGATGGGGCTTTCAGCTGCCCAGGGTTTCAGCATCATCGGTGCCATGACCATGGTGTTGACCCTGATCTCGTTTCGGGTTCTGCCGGATTTTCTCCTCCGCTTCATCGCCCTGGTTACGATGCGAATCTTCTACCGCATCCGGATCAGCGGTGTAGAACATCTTCCCATCGAAGGGCCGGCGCTTTTGATCCCCAACCATGTCACCTGGGTTGACGCCCTGCTGCTGACCGCCACCAACCAGCGCCGCATCCGTTTCGTCATGGAACGGAATATCTACAACACCCCTGTACTGCGCGGCCTGTTCCGGCTGATGGGGGTGATCCCGGTATCTTCCGGCGACGGTAAAAAAGAGATCGTGGAGTTCATCAAGCGGGCGCGCGCCGCACTCGATGAGGGATACATGGTCTGCATCTTTGCCGAGGGGGCTCTGACCCGCAACGGTATGCTGCGGGAATTCCGCGGCGGCTTCGAGAGGATCGTTAAGGACAGCGGCTATCCGATCATCCCGGTCTATATCGGCGGCGCATGGGGGAGCATCCTCAGCTATGCCCATGGCAAACTCCTCTCCCGGCCCCCGGCTCTTTCCCCCTACCCGGTCGGCATTCTCTTCGGCAGCCCCATGCCGGCCACCAGCACGGCCATGGAGGTGCGGCAGGCGGTGATGGAGCTTTCCTGCGACTGGTTTGAGTCGCGCAAGCCGCGCAGAAAACCGCTCGGCGAATGTTTCATCGATGCCGCCAAAGAGAATTGGGGCCGCCCTGCCGTTGCCGACACCTCCGGGAAGGCCCTCACCTATGGCCATACGCTGGCCGGTGCGCTCGCCCTGGCCGGGGAACTGGAGCCGAGGATCGGCGATGCTTTCCATGTCGGCCTGCTGCTGCCGCCGTCAGTGGGCGGGGTATTGACCAACCTGGCCCTGTCGCTCCTGGGTCGGGCGCCGGTGAACCTGAACTACACGGCCGCCGAGGCTTCGCTCCGTTTGGCCGTTGAGCAGTGCGGCATCACCACCATCGTCACCTCGCATGCCTTCCTGGAAAAGGTTCCCGGCCTGCCCCGCCTGGAAGGAATGATTATGCTGGAGGATATCCTCCCCGCGATTACTGCCCGTGACAAGCAGCTCGCCATGCTCAGGGCGCGGTTCCTTCCGGCCCGGATGCTGTGCAGGCGCGAGGGTTTCGATGCGGACCGGGTTGCCACGGTCATCTTCTCCTCCGGCAGCACCGGCGAGCCGAAAGGGGTGATGCTGACCCACCATAACATCATGTCCAACATCGAGGCGCTCCGCATGGTCTTTCGCGTCAACCTGAACGACAATATCTGTTCGGCGCTCCCCTTCTTCCACTCGCTCGGGTTCACCGCCACCCTCTGGTTCCCCCTGGTGAGCGGCTTCTCCGCCGCCTACCATCCCAACCCGATGGATGGCGAAAAGATCGCGCAGGTCGTCCGGGAGCACAAATCGACCCTGCTCCTTGCCACCCCGACATTCCTCCTCTCCTACCTCCGTCGGGCAAAAAAGGAGGATTTCTCCACCCTGCGGCTGGTGATAACCGGCGCTGAGAAACTGAAGAGCAGGGTTGCCGACGCCTTCCAGGAAAAATTCGGCATTCGTCCCATGGAGGGATACGGCGCTACCGAGCTGTCGCCGGTCATCACCTTAAGCCTCCCGGACGTGAAGATCGATGGCGTCGAGCAGCATGGGGCCAAGGAGGGGAGCGTGGGGCACCCGATCCCCGGCGTGGCGATCCGGGTGGTGGACCCGGAGAGCAATGCCCTGCGCAAGCCGGGCGAACCCGGACTGATTCTGGTCAAAGGGCCCAACGTCATGCTCGGCTACCTGGGACGGGCCGACAAAACCGCCGAGGTGATCCGGGACGGCTGGTACGTCACCGGCGACATCGGCGTCATGGACGACGACGGCTTCATCCGGATTACCGACCGCCTCTCCCGTTTCAGCAAGATCGGCGGCGAAATGGTCCCCCATGGTGTGGTGGAGGACGAATTGCACAACCGCCTGGGCCAGACCGGCGTGGTGGCGGTCACCGCAGTGCCGGATGAAAAGAAGGGGGAAAGGCTGGTCGTGATCTTTGCCAAGGAGGCTGCCGATGCCGAAACACTGCACCGCCACCTCGCGGAAAGCGATCTCCCCAATCTCTGGAAACCGGGGCGCGACTGTTACCTGGAGGTTGAGAGCCTGCCGATCCTGGGGACCGGCAAACTCGACCTGAAAGGGTTGAAAGAGATCGCATTGGCGGCAGTGGCTGGATAAGGCACGGGGGGCGAAAAACGCCCCCCCATCTATTTCCAATTGGACTCATTCTGTTTCCCATCCAGTACAAATTATGTATCCATGCCATCCATAAATTGCTCCTCAGTAACGTGGCAATTCGGTCAAAATCTCTCTCGTAAGCAAATAAATAATAATATAATCAATTAGATACGCGTTACTGTGCCCTCTGGCATGCTCCCTGTAATACGTTCAACCATAGACAAGCGAACGTTGCAGGGAGGATGTCATGGAAACCTTTTTCTGGAAACTGGCCGTCGCCGTTATCCCTCTGGTAGTCCTGGTTGCTTCCGTTACCACCATCTCCTGGCTGACATCCTGGTACACCCACCATCCTCTGGCCTGGCACCGCAGGCGGCGTTCGATCCTGCGCGCCCTGGCCGCCGGCGTGATGCTCCGCTGAAGTCACGCTCCATCCTGAAAGGAGGCATGTATGTTTGCAAAACAAGGGATATTTCTCATGGCTACCGGAGGACTAAGCGCCTGTGCCGTAACGCACGGGGAAAACCGATTGATGATTCGCCAGTAATGGAGGGGTGTCATGAGCATCGTATATCCCGTTGTCGGAGCGCTGCTGGGAGGGATGTTGCTCCATGTTGGCGGCGCGTTTATTGGATTGGCCATGGGCCTGTTGTGCGCCCTGTATCTCGACCTGAAGCAGCGTCAGGAAGCATCTGAGCGGGAGTTGGGCTGGCTGCGGCAGCGGCTGGCAGAACATCTGCGCGAAACGCAACAGGATCTGTCGCGGCCTGAAACCGTGCCTGCCAGCGCTGAACATGGCCTTCAGGAAGCAGACCTTCCGGTGGTGGAACTGAGCGATGCCGACAGGGTGCAGGACGAGGAATTCATCTGGTCAGCGCCCAGTCGGACCACGCCGGTGTCGCACAACGTCGAACCGGAGCCCGTTTCCGGCCCGACCGGGGCAACGGCTCTTCGTGGGGGGAGCAGCGAAGCATCGTCCGGGTCTATCGGCAATCTGTTCCGGAACCTTGTTACCGGCGAGAACCTTCTGGTCAAGCTGGGGGTGGTGATCCTGTTCTTCGGGGTTTCCTTCCTGGTGAAGTATGCTGCCCAGCGCGGGCTTTTTCCCATCGAGCTGCGTCTTACGGCGGCCGCCCTGGGAGGCTGCGCACTGCTGGCCACCGGTTGGAGGCTGCGAAGCAAACGGCCGGTCTACGCCCAGGTGATCCAGGGAGGAGGCATCGGCATTCTCTACCTGACCACCTATGCCACCATGCATCTCTATCACCTGATCCCGGTTGGCCTCGGTTTTGCCCTGCTGGTAATTGTCTGTGCCCTGTCGGCCATTCTGGCGATGGCCCAGGACTCCCGTTCCCTGGCCGTGATGGGGAGCGCGGGCGGTTTCCTGGCGCCGGAACTGGCCGGTATCGGCAACAGCAATCCGGCCATGCTGTTCGGTTACTATGCCGTCCTCAACGGGGGGATTCTCGCCATTGCCCGTCGGTGCGCCTGGCGCGAGCTGAATCTGCTCGGGTTCATCGCCACCTTCATCGTCAGCGCCCTGTGGGGGAGCCGTTTCTACAGCCCCGAATACCTCTTCACCGTGGAGCCGTTTCTCGTATTGTTTTTCCTGATCTATGCCGCACTGCCGGTGCTTTATGCGCGGCAGCAGTCGACGGTGCTGGACGGCTACATCGACTGCACCCTGGTATTCGGTGCGCCGCTTCTGGCCTTTGCCTTCCAGGCTGCCCTGGTGCGTGAGTACGAATACGGCCTGGCCTGGAGCGCGCTGGCAGCCGGCATATGGTATCTCGGCATGGCACAACGGCTGTTCCATGGCGAGCCGGAACGGATGCGCAATCTGGCTGAGGCCTTTCTTGCATTGGGCACGGTGTTCGGCACCCTGGCCATACCGTTGGCCTTCGAGGGACGCTGGACCTCTGCTGCCTGGAGCATCGAAGGGGCGGCCCTGGTCTGGGCCGGGCTGCGTCAGGATCGGCGCCTGGCACGCCTGTTCGGTTATCTGCTGATGATCGGTTCAGGGGTAATATTCTTTGGCGACAATGGGCTGCGAAGCGGCGTCTGGCCGGTGCTGAACAGCTCCTACATCGGCACGCTCCTGATAAGCGGTGCTGCCCTCTTCAGCGCCCGGCTGCTCAGCCGCTCCAAAAACTCCCTCGAAGCCCCCGAACGCCTCGCCGGGCAACTGCTCTTTGCCTGGGGCATGCTCTGGTGGTTCTCTGGTGGTCTGCACGAGGTGGGAGCACACACGGTGAGCGACCTGGCATTCGGGGTATCCCTGGCATTCGTGACCGTCTCCTGCCTTGGTTGCAGCTTCCTGCAACAACGGCTCGACTGGCGGCTGCTGGAGTGGC
Coding sequences within:
- a CDS encoding MFS transporter, whose product is MQSTGDTNRNGNASLPRAFGRLNATQFLGAMNDNVLKLLIIFFLISSQGAANAGVITAMVGAAFVLPFLLFSAPAGCLADRLSKSRVIVSVKVVEVGVTSAAVAAFAFGWHNGLYLIVFMMGTHSAFFAPAKYGVIPELAARDQLSRANGLIESFTYLAIIFGTALASFLTQALTGRFAPAAVACLCIALAGLWSARGLPRTETADQGRKIALFPTEILRTILSIRHDGHLMLAVIGLAWFMFVGAFAQLNLIGYGMQHLGLSEAQSGYLFLAAALGIGGGSLLAARLSGRDVEFGIVPIGALGLTIAPIMLHAAPAEIYTCIAIIVLFGVAAGLFSLPLQTFIQFRAEPSKLGEVLAASSFVNWVGVLGASGLTYLFSGPMGLSAAQGFSIIGAMTMVLTLISFRVLPDFLLRFIALVTMRIFYRIRISGVEHLPIEGPALLIPNHVTWVDALLLTATNQRRIRFVMERNIYNTPVLRGLFRLMGVIPVSSGDGKKEIVEFIKRARAALDEGYMVCIFAEGALTRNGMLREFRGGFERIVKDSGYPIIPVYIGGAWGSILSYAHGKLLSRPPALSPYPVGILFGSPMPATSTAMEVRQAVMELSCDWFESRKPRRKPLGECFIDAAKENWGRPAVADTSGKALTYGHTLAGALALAGELEPRIGDAFHVGLLLPPSVGGVLTNLALSLLGRAPVNLNYTAAEASLRLAVEQCGITTIVTSHAFLEKVPGLPRLEGMIMLEDILPAITARDKQLAMLRARFLPARMLCRREGFDADRVATVIFSSGSTGEPKGVMLTHHNIMSNIEALRMVFRVNLNDNICSALPFFHSLGFTATLWFPLVSGFSAAYHPNPMDGEKIAQVVREHKSTLLLATPTFLLSYLRRAKKEDFSTLRLVITGAEKLKSRVADAFQEKFGIRPMEGYGATELSPVITLSLPDVKIDGVEQHGAKEGSVGHPIPGVAIRVVDPESNALRKPGEPGLILVKGPNVMLGYLGRADKTAEVIRDGWYVTGDIGVMDDDGFIRITDRLSRFSKIGGEMVPHGVVEDELHNRLGQTGVVAVTAVPDEKKGERLVVIFAKEAADAETLHRHLAESDLPNLWKPGRDCYLEVESLPILGTGKLDLKGLKEIALAAVAG
- a CDS encoding amidohydrolase family protein, with translation MLTSNPLIDIHCHTAGIGAGSSGCFVSRSMRRNIRFHFFLRTFGVSEPELIQHGDALILERLSHRLAESRQVAAAVVLAMDGVVDGRGELDEPATEIYIPNDFLGQQCRNYPNLLFGASINPHRRDALERLDRAAADGAVLVKWLPSIQGIDPGESRLKPFYRRLQELKLPLLTHTGSEESFTRVDNTLADPLRLRCALDEGVTVIAAHCASNGRNGGQANLERLLPLFAEYPNLYADFSSLTQVNRLGHLPRVLRQTEIHDRLLYGSDMPIINSFITSPWWQIYRIPLHELRRIAVIANPWDRDVELKRALGVTEAMLANNARLIRFPKG
- a CDS encoding DUF2339 domain-containing protein, with amino-acid sequence MSIVYPVVGALLGGMLLHVGGAFIGLAMGLLCALYLDLKQRQEASERELGWLRQRLAEHLRETQQDLSRPETVPASAEHGLQEADLPVVELSDADRVQDEEFIWSAPSRTTPVSHNVEPEPVSGPTGATALRGGSSEASSGSIGNLFRNLVTGENLLVKLGVVILFFGVSFLVKYAAQRGLFPIELRLTAAALGGCALLATGWRLRSKRPVYAQVIQGGGIGILYLTTYATMHLYHLIPVGLGFALLVIVCALSAILAMAQDSRSLAVMGSAGGFLAPELAGIGNSNPAMLFGYYAVLNGGILAIARRCAWRELNLLGFIATFIVSALWGSRFYSPEYLFTVEPFLVLFFLIYAALPVLYARQQSTVLDGYIDCTLVFGAPLLAFAFQAALVREYEYGLAWSALAAGIWYLGMAQRLFHGEPERMRNLAEAFLALGTVFGTLAIPLAFEGRWTSAAWSIEGAALVWAGLRQDRRLARLFGYLLMIGSGVIFFGDNGLRSGVWPVLNSSYIGTLLISGAALFSARLLSRSKNSLEAPERLAGQLLFAWGMLWWFSGGLHEVGAHTVSDLAFGVSLAFVTVSCLGCSFLQQRLDWRLLEWPALGLLPAMAVCALLQCLNGTSYPSIHGGWLGWPLALVSWYLILYRSRQRQPQLPAAAHAVPLWLVTLLASWELSGRIQHHLPGMETWAVSVWGVIPAVVVLLIVRHGDRLPWPVATNRAAYLGIGSTPVALAAWLWLLYANLTQAGNPWPLSYLPLVNPLDGATLMVLISLVCWYRVVRDVIPDPAEKLPQREAAIGLALTSFIWLNAVLLRSIHHWCDVPFTFHGLFSSLTVQATLSICWCLLALTAMTVATRRGGRRIWLAGAGLLAAVVAKLFLVDLAGHGSVARIISFVVVGLLILLIGWFSPVPPQAAKGSVS
- a CDS encoding sigma-54-dependent Fis family transcriptional regulator; the protein is MRQTLELTSAEREFFKLVAQAAFANPFSKARIELDRKLAGTEADMPWDDLVEVAITRIVERLAQLRATGRDDLQRYGADDRDLLSTAFLFEIYHHYRQAFDDFILKQLSAGDAPLPVPFAQELLHALSSIGLDESGCHRYLGIFYQIRRAFYFIETALTGLSPSMHGLRLQLWNNIFTCNINWYEQHLWNRMEDFSTLLLGETGTGKGAAAAAIGRSGFIPFDGRTGRFSESFTRNFIALNLSQYPESLLESELFGHKKGAFTGAIENHEGIFSRCTPHGSIFLDEIGDVSVQVQIKLLQVIQERTFIPVGSHERQRFKGRVIAATNRPLDDLRRNGQFRDDFYYRLCSDIIVVPPLRQRIQEEPRELEALIGSILKRLIGEAAVPHARLVREVLNRDLGQHYPWPGNVRELEQAVRRIIITLHYRGDMAASAPSEPCERLLAGIEAGTLDAQQLMAEYCGLLHKRLGTYEEVARKTGLDRRTVKKYVLLVSEKGAA